Proteins found in one Ischnura elegans chromosome 11, ioIscEleg1.1, whole genome shotgun sequence genomic segment:
- the LOC124167644 gene encoding uncharacterized protein LOC124167644 — MELRATGDNAAAKIVKEVTTTTPTRGKRMLSKWRAKDVPQRQLSEEEAVSQIVTAQLTKSQYLFIRETAKFHGHDIYPNYERVKKAKKVVYPEGITIEEEKCEVELQSLLNHTASRIIPFIVQSGKEISASTCKLICKWGFDGSSGHSRYKQTWQTSNVKDDSLFATSLVPLQLLDSASGEYIWSNPHPSSARFCRPIRIQWVQETKEISKAEENYVRDQINNLQLASVGNVVVKFELLLTMIDGKCID; from the exons ATGGAATTACGCGCCACAGGAGACAATGCAGCAGCTAAGATTGTAAAAGAGGTCACAACTACTACCCCAACAAGAGGGAAGCGAATGCTTTCCAAATGGAGGGCTAAAGATGTACCTCAAAGACAGCTCTCGGAAGAGGAAGCCGTTTCTCAAATTGTGACGGCACAATTGACGAAGAGTCAATACCTCTTCATTCGGGAAACAGCGAAATTTCATGGGCACGATATATACCCAAAttatgaaagggttaaaaaagcaaaaaaggtGGTTTATCCGGAAGGGATAACcatagaagaggaaaaatgtgaAGTAGAATTGCAATCTCTACTTAATCATACGGCTTCAAGAATTATTCCTTTCATCGTGCAATCAGGCAAGGAAATCTCCGCTTCGACATGCAAACTTATATGTAAATGGGGTTTCGATGGTAGCTCTGGTCACTCTCGCTACAAGCAAACATGGCAGACATCAAATGTGAAAGATGACAGCTTGTTTGCCACCTCTCTAGTGCCTCTGCAATTGTTGGACTCAGCATCAG GAGAATACATATGGTCAAACCCTCACCCGTCTTCGGCTAGATTTTGCAGGCCTATACGGATTCAGTGGGTCCAGGAAACGAAAGAGATCTCAAAAGCTGAAGAGAATTATGTACGCGACCAAATAAACAACCTTCAGCTCGCTAGTGTGGGCAATGTTGTGGTCAAATTTGAATTACTACTTACAATGATTGATGGAAAG TGCATTGACTGA